The segment CGGCCTACTGCGCGGCGGTCCTCGAGACCGCCAGCCCCGACCTGCGCCACATCCTGATGACGCACCTGAACGACGCCCTGGCCGAGCACGAGCGCTGCACCCAGGTCGCCGTCCAGCGGGGCTGGTACAAGGCCTACGCCAGCCCGGACGAGCTGGTCGGGCAGGCGCTGCGCGACGCCCGCAACGTGCTGGAAGGGTAGGATCGAGTAGACCGTAGGGTCGCCCTACGGCCTCTCACAACACCGGACATGCGGGTCACGCATCCGGCGTTTCGTCAAGCACTCCGAGTCGATT is part of the Symbiobacterium terraclitae genome and harbors:
- a CDS encoding spore coat protein, yielding MMSAIGEAIGMKPDDRVIAESLLSAAKVKATAYCAAVLETASPDLRHILMTHLNDALAEHERCTQVAVQRGWYKAYASPDELVGQALRDARNVLEG